The proteins below are encoded in one region of Methanosarcina barkeri 3:
- the glyA gene encoding bifunctional serine hydroxymethyltransferase/L-allo-threonine aldolase: protein MSYIEKIDPELFEAIKKEADRQEYKLNLIASENYASKAVMEAQGSILTNKYAEGYSGKRYYGGCDFVDIAEDLAITRAKKVFNANYVNVQPHSGSGSNMAVYFSVLHPGDTIMSMDLSHGGHLSHGSPVSFSGKLFNIVPYGVSEKTEMLDYSELLKKAKENKPQMIVCGASAYPREIDFKQFREIADEVGAYLLADIAHIAGLVVAGVHQSPVPYADFVTSTTHKTLRGPRGGIIISKTEELATGINKAVFPGLQGGPLMHIIAAKAVAFKEAMSVKFKQDQIQTVRNAKTLCKCLKEKGFDMVSGGTDNHLMLVNLNNMNITGKDAEAALSKSGIIANKNTVPFETRSPFITSGVRLGTPACTTRGMKETEMELIADYIETAITNSENDRILSETSDKVRELCSRFPVYC, encoded by the coding sequence ATGTCTTATATTGAAAAAATTGATCCGGAATTGTTCGAGGCTATAAAAAAGGAAGCCGATCGCCAGGAATATAAACTAAACCTCATCGCATCTGAAAATTATGCGAGCAAAGCTGTTATGGAAGCTCAGGGATCGATTCTGACGAATAAGTATGCTGAAGGATATTCCGGAAAGCGGTACTATGGCGGCTGTGATTTCGTGGACATTGCCGAGGATCTCGCGATTACCAGGGCAAAGAAAGTCTTTAACGCAAATTATGTAAACGTCCAGCCTCACTCGGGTTCTGGATCTAATATGGCTGTCTATTTCTCGGTTTTGCATCCCGGAGACACCATCATGTCCATGGATCTCTCTCACGGAGGGCATCTTTCTCATGGCAGCCCTGTGAGTTTTTCCGGAAAGCTCTTTAATATTGTGCCTTACGGGGTCAGCGAAAAGACCGAGATGCTGGACTACTCCGAACTTCTAAAAAAAGCAAAGGAAAATAAACCGCAAATGATTGTTTGCGGGGCTTCAGCTTACCCTCGCGAAATTGATTTCAAACAATTCAGAGAAATTGCTGACGAAGTTGGAGCTTATCTGCTTGCAGATATTGCCCACATTGCAGGGCTTGTAGTTGCAGGTGTGCATCAGAGTCCTGTACCTTATGCGGACTTTGTTACCAGCACGACTCATAAAACTCTCAGGGGCCCAAGAGGCGGAATTATTATTTCCAAGACAGAAGAACTTGCAACCGGAATTAATAAAGCTGTTTTCCCGGGTCTTCAGGGTGGGCCTCTCATGCATATTATAGCCGCAAAGGCAGTAGCCTTCAAAGAGGCCATGAGTGTGAAGTTCAAACAGGACCAGATCCAGACCGTAAGGAATGCAAAAACCCTCTGCAAATGCCTGAAAGAGAAAGGTTTTGATATGGTTTCCGGTGGCACGGACAATCATCTTATGCTTGTCAATCTCAATAATATGAACATAACAGGCAAAGATGCAGAAGCTGCCCTAAGCAAATCCGGGATTATTGCAAACAAAAACACGGTACCCTTCGAAACCCGCAGTCCCTTTATCACTAGCGGTGTAAGGCTCGGAACTCCTGCCTGCACCACAAGGGGTATGAAGGAAACGGAAATGGAATTAATTGCCGACTATATTGAGACTGCAATCACGAATTCAGAAAATGATAGGATCCTGTCTGAAACTAGTGACAAGGTCAGAGAACTCTGTTCAAGGTTCCCGGTTTATTGTTAA
- the purN gene encoding phosphoribosylglycinamide formyltransferase yields MTVKIAVLVSGRGSNLQAIMDSIQKGYIKNATVNVVISNKANAYALERARNHGIDAVFLDPGEYDRDEYDRAILNVLSQYDIDLLLLAGYFRLLGNEIIIAYRNRIMNIHPSLLPAFKGLHAQKQAFEYGVKVAGCTVHFVDEGLDSGPIIIQKCVPVLTGDTEETLTARILEQEHVIYPEAVRLFTEGKLKIEGRNVVTGN; encoded by the coding sequence ATGACTGTAAAAATTGCAGTGCTGGTTTCTGGAAGGGGTTCGAATCTCCAGGCAATTATGGACAGCATTCAGAAGGGTTACATAAAGAATGCTACAGTTAATGTGGTTATTTCCAATAAGGCAAATGCGTACGCGCTCGAACGTGCAAGAAATCACGGGATAGACGCGGTTTTTCTTGATCCGGGCGAGTATGACCGGGATGAATATGATAGGGCTATTCTGAATGTTTTGAGCCAATATGATATCGACCTTCTTTTGCTTGCAGGTTACTTCAGGCTTTTAGGAAATGAAATAATTATAGCTTACAGGAACAGAATTATGAACATTCATCCTTCTCTTCTTCCTGCCTTCAAAGGACTTCACGCCCAGAAGCAGGCTTTCGAATACGGGGTAAAAGTTGCAGGTTGTACAGTGCATTTTGTTGACGAAGGATTGGACTCGGGACCGATAATCATCCAGAAGTGCGTACCTGTGCTTACAGGGGATACCGAAGAAACCCTTACTGCCAGAATTCTGGAGCAAGAACATGTTATTTATCCTGAAGCAGTCAGGCTTTTTACCGAGGGTAAACTTAAAATTGAGGGTAGAAATGTAGTAACCGGAAATTGA
- a CDS encoding transcriptional regulator: MTKEVLIHQIIDVLARAGFALSDRCNIRPRSFDVAARKDETLLLCKVLFNIDGLNEETAREMKYLAEYLGGSAIVVGAKTRDQMLEDSVVYMRYDILALNVQTLFDYFIENVPPLVSAAPGGLYVSIEGDILKKARMGQSMSLGTLAAMVGVSRRTISKYEEEGMDASIDVVLQLEDIFGVELAKPIDILKSCGSRKPRKKAESITEIQDKPSTLLPEDLILNTISMLGYDVLPTAQAPFKAISRDKSSVILTGVSEFNTTVVKRAHLMSSISCVTETQSVFIINGHSKIKSVENTVMIEKKELDRISDSQELLNFIEERRETHDEK; this comes from the coding sequence ATGACAAAAGAGGTTCTCATACATCAAATTATCGATGTATTGGCACGTGCAGGTTTTGCACTCTCCGATCGCTGCAATATTCGTCCGAGGAGCTTTGACGTTGCCGCACGGAAAGACGAAACACTATTACTTTGCAAGGTTTTATTTAACATTGACGGCCTGAATGAAGAAACTGCCAGGGAGATGAAGTACCTGGCCGAATACCTTGGAGGCTCTGCTATTGTCGTGGGGGCAAAGACCAGAGATCAGATGCTTGAAGATAGCGTTGTGTATATGCGTTATGATATTCTCGCCTTAAATGTACAGACTCTTTTCGATTACTTTATTGAAAATGTTCCTCCTCTAGTCTCAGCAGCTCCGGGTGGGTTATATGTCTCCATAGAAGGAGATATCCTTAAAAAAGCCAGGATGGGTCAGTCAATGTCTCTTGGGACTCTTGCTGCCATGGTAGGGGTTTCAAGGAGAACGATTAGTAAGTACGAAGAAGAAGGCATGGATGCGTCGATAGATGTCGTACTCCAGCTAGAGGACATCTTTGGGGTTGAGCTTGCAAAGCCCATAGACATCCTGAAATCCTGTGGGAGCAGAAAGCCCAGGAAGAAAGCAGAGTCCATTACCGAAATCCAGGATAAACCCTCTACGCTTTTACCGGAAGACTTGATACTTAACACAATTTCCATGCTTGGCTATGACGTCCTTCCTACTGCCCAGGCTCCTTTCAAGGCCATTTCACGGGATAAATCCTCAGTTATCCTTACAGGAGTCAGCGAATTCAATACGACCGTGGTCAAAAGAGCTCATTTAATGAGCAGTATCTCCTGCGTCACTGAGACCCAATCCGTATTTATCATCAATGGACACTCAAAAATAAAATCCGTAGAAAATACTGTTATGATAGAGAAAAAGGAACTTGACAGAATAAGTGATTCTCAAGAACTCCTTAACTTTATAGAAGAACGTAGAGAAACTCACGACGAGAAGTAA
- a CDS encoding tRNA(Ile)(2)-agmatinylcytidine synthase yields the protein MIIGIDDTDSNEGMCTTYLGALLLEELQVYGAIETLPLLIRLNPTIPYKTRGNAAVALRLKTDCPEKVIAHVVSRIEEFARMECEKTNPGVVFIPEKAYGKLKPILRNFLEKAVKDVIEIEEAKSLISESKVPSKGFKNGRGLIGALAACGAMLNLEDWDHTFEYLAYRKKEKWGTPREIEKESFFEADRKTYPDTWDTVDLKNRLIVCVPHSADPVLFGIRGKSPAIVTKAASLIMAEPVERFAIYRTNQGTDMHLLSAESLAEIRDMHSYRLEGTVSAVPRTIHGGHVIFPVQDKEGNGIDCAAFEPTKNFRLLIRKLRPGDRIVVSGSVNSGTLNIEKIEIKKLAPLYREENPICPTCGKHMKSSGKTQGFRCKKCGTQAASKVLCEVKRNLTAGLYEVPPCARRHLAKPLVREQRYDIEINPAR from the coding sequence ATGATTATCGGAATTGACGATACCGACTCAAACGAAGGAATGTGCACAACATATCTGGGAGCTCTGCTGCTGGAAGAACTTCAGGTCTACGGAGCTATTGAGACTCTTCCACTTCTTATACGCCTGAATCCGACTATTCCCTATAAAACAAGAGGAAATGCTGCAGTAGCGCTGAGACTCAAGACTGACTGCCCTGAAAAAGTAATTGCTCACGTTGTTTCCAGAATAGAAGAATTTGCACGTATGGAATGCGAAAAAACTAATCCCGGCGTGGTTTTTATCCCGGAAAAAGCTTACGGAAAGCTCAAACCCATCCTCAGAAACTTTCTGGAGAAAGCCGTAAAGGACGTGATCGAAATAGAGGAAGCAAAAAGTCTTATCTCGGAATCCAAGGTTCCTTCGAAGGGCTTTAAAAACGGAAGAGGATTGATAGGTGCCCTTGCAGCATGTGGGGCTATGCTTAACCTCGAGGATTGGGACCACACTTTTGAGTATCTGGCATACAGGAAAAAAGAAAAATGGGGAACCCCACGCGAGATCGAAAAGGAAAGTTTCTTTGAGGCTGATAGGAAGACTTATCCTGATACCTGGGACACCGTGGACCTTAAAAACAGACTTATTGTCTGTGTACCCCACTCGGCCGATCCCGTGCTTTTCGGGATTAGGGGGAAAAGCCCAGCCATAGTTACAAAAGCTGCGTCCCTTATCATGGCTGAACCTGTTGAACGTTTTGCCATATATAGAACAAATCAGGGTACTGACATGCACCTGCTTTCCGCAGAAAGTCTTGCAGAAATAAGAGATATGCATTCTTACAGGCTCGAAGGCACAGTTTCCGCAGTTCCGAGAACTATTCATGGAGGACATGTTATTTTTCCAGTCCAGGATAAAGAAGGAAACGGAATTGACTGCGCAGCCTTCGAACCCACAAAAAACTTCCGCCTGCTCATAAGGAAGCTCAGGCCTGGAGATAGAATTGTAGTATCTGGAAGTGTAAACTCTGGAACCCTCAACATCGAAAAAATAGAGATAAAAAAACTAGCTCCCCTTTACAGGGAAGAAAACCCTATATGTCCAACCTGCGGAAAACATATGAAATCATCAGGTAAAACCCAGGGCTTCCGCTGTAAAAAATGCGGAACCCAGGCTGCCTCAAAAGTCCTGTGTGAAGTAAAAAGAAACCTCACAGCAGGATTATATGAAGTACCACCCTGCGCCCGCCGACATCTTGCAAAACCCCTGGTAAGGGAACAGAGGTATGACATAGAGATTAACCCTGCCCGCTAA
- a CDS encoding NAD+ synthase translates to MNLEIEQNKIIDFIRNEIRKAGVDGAVIGISGGIDSALAATLTVKALGKDKVFGIHMPESSLTPSEDSKDAKTLADWLGIEFQTIDISGIISAFMAAIPESESADRLSMGNLKARIRMSLLYFHANRMNRMVIGTGNKTEILLGYFTKYGDGGVDLEPIGGLYKTDVWELSRRLGVPESIITKKPSAGLWAGQTDEAELGISYLKVDEVLKKLEQYEDPETILNTLEISVEQLNSVINRIEKSEHKRSAPQVPLS, encoded by the coding sequence ATGAATCTTGAAATTGAGCAGAACAAAATTATTGACTTTATCCGGAACGAAATCCGTAAAGCAGGTGTAGACGGAGCTGTTATAGGCATTAGTGGAGGAATAGACTCAGCCCTTGCCGCAACGCTCACCGTAAAAGCTCTGGGGAAAGATAAAGTGTTTGGAATCCACATGCCCGAATCCAGCCTTACCCCTTCTGAAGACAGCAAAGACGCAAAAACTCTTGCAGACTGGTTGGGAATTGAGTTTCAGACTATTGACATTTCAGGAATTATCTCAGCTTTCATGGCTGCAATCCCTGAAAGTGAATCTGCAGACCGTCTCTCCATGGGCAACCTGAAAGCACGAATCAGGATGTCTCTCCTCTACTTCCATGCAAACCGGATGAACCGTATGGTCATAGGAACCGGTAATAAAACCGAGATCTTACTTGGCTACTTCACGAAATATGGAGATGGAGGCGTTGATCTCGAACCCATAGGCGGACTTTACAAAACCGATGTATGGGAGCTTTCTCGCAGACTAGGAGTTCCTGAATCTATTATCACGAAAAAACCCTCAGCAGGCCTCTGGGCAGGTCAAACAGATGAAGCCGAACTTGGAATCTCCTACTTAAAAGTAGACGAGGTACTCAAAAAGCTTGAACAGTACGAAGACCCTGAAACTATTCTGAACACTCTAGAGATTTCTGTAGAACAGTTGAATTCAGTCATAAACCGTATAGAGAAAAGTGAGCATAAAAGAAGTGCTCCCCAGGTACCACTCAGCTGA
- a CDS encoding CDC48 family AAA ATPase, with the protein MEEIQLKVEKAYPIDLGRGIIRLDPTTLLKLQLSPGDIVEIRGKKKTTAKVWRADRQDWDQGLVRIDNFIRQNAGVSIGEKVTIKKVEAPEAKKLVLALPESMTQGGPELQFGEHANEIIKRHILKRPVFRGDIIPIINSMSQPMTESLTTSQVIPLVAVETDPANTIVLVTEATLIELRKKPVQGYEKATRGVTTYEDIGGLGDEIMRVREMIELPMKHPELFGHLNIEPPKGVILYGPPGTGKTLIAKAVANESGASFHYIAGPEIVGKFYGESEERLRKIFEEATQDAPSVIFIDEIDSIAPKRENVTGEVERRVVAQLLTLLDGMVERGQVVVIGATNRVDAIDPALRRPGRFDREIHIGVPDTKDRYEILQIHTRGMPIERDEETEEIGKAETEVDEATLERERKEKADKYLMYLAERTQGFVGADLLALVQEAAMRCLRENLPDLDLEKEAIPPERLEKIVVTKKNFEDALTEAEPSALREIYVEMPTVGWNDVGGLDEAKQSIIEAVEWPIRNPEKFIHMGIKAPRGILLYGPPGTGKTLIAKAVSKESNANFISVKGPEIFSKWLGESEKAIRETFRKARQVAPCVIFFDEIDSIASMPGMESTDSRTSERVLNQLLTEMDGLESLRDVVVIAATNRPNLLDPAILRPGRFDRLVFIGSPDWKGRLKIFRIHTKDTPLAEDVNLETLANETEGYVGADIESVCREAVMIALRENFDIESVEMRHFREALKKVKPTITENIAQFYEKIEAQFKGGQRLTDTSGYIGYR; encoded by the coding sequence ATGGAAGAAATACAGTTGAAGGTTGAAAAAGCATATCCTATCGACCTTGGAAGAGGAATTATCCGACTTGACCCTACAACTTTGCTGAAGCTTCAGCTCTCGCCAGGCGACATCGTGGAAATAAGAGGTAAGAAAAAGACCACGGCAAAGGTGTGGAGAGCTGACAGGCAGGACTGGGACCAGGGACTCGTGAGAATTGATAACTTCATCCGGCAAAATGCAGGAGTTTCCATAGGAGAGAAGGTAACCATCAAAAAGGTTGAAGCCCCGGAAGCAAAAAAGCTTGTTCTGGCGCTTCCTGAAAGCATGACACAGGGGGGACCTGAACTTCAGTTCGGGGAACATGCAAATGAAATCATAAAAAGGCATATTCTCAAAAGACCAGTTTTCAGGGGAGACATAATTCCTATAATAAATTCAATGTCTCAACCAATGACAGAATCCCTTACTACAAGCCAGGTAATTCCTCTGGTTGCTGTTGAGACTGATCCTGCAAATACAATTGTCCTTGTTACGGAAGCAACACTTATCGAACTGCGTAAAAAGCCGGTGCAGGGATACGAAAAAGCAACCCGAGGCGTAACTACCTATGAAGACATAGGAGGCCTCGGGGATGAAATTATGCGTGTCCGGGAAATGATAGAGCTGCCCATGAAGCATCCAGAACTTTTCGGCCACCTGAATATCGAACCTCCGAAAGGAGTCATTCTCTATGGCCCACCCGGAACCGGGAAAACCCTGATTGCAAAAGCCGTAGCCAATGAATCAGGAGCAAGTTTCCATTATATTGCAGGCCCTGAAATCGTAGGGAAATTCTATGGAGAAAGTGAAGAAAGGCTCAGGAAGATCTTCGAAGAAGCAACTCAGGATGCTCCATCGGTCATTTTCATTGATGAAATCGACTCTATTGCTCCAAAAAGAGAGAATGTAACAGGAGAAGTGGAAAGACGTGTGGTTGCCCAGCTCCTGACCCTGCTTGATGGAATGGTAGAAAGAGGGCAGGTTGTGGTTATAGGAGCCACAAACCGTGTGGATGCGATTGATCCGGCACTCAGAAGACCAGGCCGTTTTGACAGGGAAATACATATCGGTGTGCCTGATACCAAGGACAGGTATGAAATCCTGCAGATCCATACCAGGGGCATGCCTATAGAAAGAGATGAGGAAACTGAGGAGATCGGAAAAGCCGAAACCGAAGTAGATGAGGCTACCCTGGAGAGGGAGAGAAAAGAAAAAGCAGACAAATACCTGATGTATCTGGCTGAAAGAACCCAGGGATTTGTAGGTGCAGATCTGCTGGCTCTCGTGCAGGAGGCTGCCATGCGGTGCCTCAGGGAAAATCTGCCTGACCTTGACCTTGAAAAGGAAGCAATTCCACCTGAGAGGCTGGAAAAAATCGTTGTAACCAAGAAAAACTTTGAAGATGCACTGACTGAGGCAGAACCTTCGGCTCTTAGAGAAATTTATGTAGAAATGCCCACAGTTGGATGGAATGATGTGGGAGGGCTCGATGAAGCAAAGCAGTCCATTATTGAGGCTGTGGAATGGCCCATCAGAAATCCGGAAAAGTTCATTCACATGGGCATAAAAGCTCCAAGAGGAATCCTGCTTTACGGTCCTCCAGGAACCGGAAAGACCCTGATAGCCAAGGCTGTTTCCAAGGAGTCAAATGCAAACTTCATAAGCGTCAAAGGGCCTGAGATTTTCTCAAAGTGGCTTGGAGAATCGGAAAAAGCTATACGTGAAACCTTCAGGAAAGCCAGGCAGGTCGCTCCCTGTGTGATTTTCTTTGACGAAATTGATTCGATTGCTTCTATGCCAGGAATGGAATCCACGGACAGCCGCACTTCAGAGAGAGTGCTTAACCAGCTCCTGACCGAGATGGATGGGCTTGAATCCCTAAGAGATGTGGTAGTTATTGCCGCAACCAATCGTCCTAATCTGCTGGACCCTGCAATTCTGCGTCCAGGACGCTTTGACAGGCTGGTTTTCATTGGTTCTCCTGACTGGAAAGGCAGGCTCAAGATCTTCAGGATCCATACAAAAGACACACCCCTTGCTGAAGATGTGAACCTTGAAACCCTTGCAAATGAAACTGAGGGTTACGTAGGTGCCGATATCGAATCCGTGTGTAGGGAAGCCGTAATGATTGCCCTGAGGGAGAACTTCGATATAGAATCTGTAGAAATGAGACACTTCAGGGAAGCTCTGAAGAAGGTAAAACCCACTATTACGGAAAATATTGCTCAGTTCTACGAAAAAATCGAGGCACAGTTCAAAGGAGGCCAGAGGCTCACAGATACATCTGGATACATCGGTTACAGGTAA
- a CDS encoding PRC-barrel domain-containing protein — MSKEFAKNLFNKQVMATDGTEIGTLSNVVVEIKGGNIIDMVVAPNVNLDTSRYRKADNFILIPFDSVSAIKDYIIIDKMKAKTS, encoded by the coding sequence ATGTCGAAGGAATTTGCAAAGAACCTCTTTAACAAGCAGGTAATGGCTACCGACGGAACAGAAATAGGAACATTGAGTAACGTTGTAGTCGAGATTAAAGGGGGAAATATTATTGACATGGTGGTTGCCCCTAATGTCAATTTAGACACTTCCAGGTACAGGAAAGCGGATAACTTTATCCTCATTCCTTTCGATTCCGTAAGTGCCATTAAAGACTATATAATAATAGATAAGATGAAAGCAAAGACAAGCTAA
- a CDS encoding helix-turn-helix transcriptional regulator → MDKKSDLDPSQEFLISSSGDIVSILKTIAHINRFTILVLLLNGPSTFQMLLERMDIKKSALANHLAELKDSNLVEKTHHGTYEISENGKNYIKSIEKIYRENKVIEQKIWEAKQREQLSKSFLKRKQ, encoded by the coding sequence ATGGATAAAAAAAGCGACTTGGATCCATCACAAGAATTTCTAATTAGTTCTTCCGGTGATATCGTTTCTATTTTAAAAACAATCGCCCATATTAACCGGTTTACGATTCTAGTCCTTCTTTTAAACGGACCTTCGACATTCCAAATGCTTCTTGAACGGATGGATATTAAAAAATCGGCGCTGGCCAATCATTTAGCCGAATTAAAAGATAGCAATCTGGTGGAAAAAACACACCACGGCACTTATGAAATAAGTGAAAATGGAAAAAATTATATTAAATCAATTGAAAAAATTTATAGAGAAAATAAAGTTATTGAACAGAAAATTTGGGAAGCAAAACAAAGAGAACAGCTCTCGAAGTCCTTTTTGAAACGTAAACAGTAA
- the tsaA gene encoding tRNA (N6-threonylcarbamoyladenosine(37)-N6)-methyltransferase TrmO, with the protein MEIKLKIVEEHQVASISHEGSVEDMGEIIGELAGWIKQKGLLITQPPFSVYYTSPTEVPPEKMKYEVGVPFQGDAYGDERVKVKIMPKHKIVSAIHKGPYEEIGSVYAEVMQYIIESGHEMIGAPREVYINTPGEVPDEELLTEVIFPVISLENCADSSNYSSLRGQPEEPAKQENAIKISPIGYVRKDGMKTSLEIIDKYIPGLKELNNFSHVIVLWWASMIDNSEHRNVLQVYPPYSLDRLTGIFATRAEYRPNPISITTCKIEDINEKEGIVHVSNLDACDGTPIIDLKAYFPSFDRVEKPEIPRWLSFLWPDWAYGQ; encoded by the coding sequence GTGGAAATCAAACTGAAAATCGTGGAAGAACATCAAGTAGCTAGTATTTCTCATGAAGGTTCGGTAGAGGACATGGGAGAAATAATCGGAGAATTAGCAGGATGGATCAAACAAAAAGGACTCCTAATTACTCAACCCCCTTTTTCGGTATATTACACTAGCCCAACTGAAGTACCGCCAGAAAAAATGAAATATGAGGTTGGAGTACCCTTTCAGGGAGATGCATACGGCGATGAGAGAGTAAAAGTAAAAATTATGCCAAAACACAAAATTGTATCAGCTATCCACAAAGGTCCCTATGAAGAAATAGGTTCAGTGTACGCTGAGGTGATGCAGTACATTATTGAAAGTGGTCATGAGATGATTGGAGCTCCGCGAGAAGTTTACATTAACACTCCGGGGGAAGTTCCTGATGAAGAGCTCCTGACAGAAGTTATATTTCCTGTTATAAGTTTAGAAAATTGTGCAGATTCAAGCAACTATTCAAGTTTAAGAGGACAACCTGAAGAGCCCGCAAAACAGGAAAATGCCATTAAGATTTCGCCAATCGGATATGTAAGGAAAGATGGCATGAAGACATCCCTGGAAATTATTGACAAATACATTCCCGGCTTAAAAGAACTAAATAATTTCAGTCATGTAATCGTGCTCTGGTGGGCAAGTATGATTGACAACAGTGAACATCGGAATGTGCTTCAGGTCTATCCTCCATACTCACTGGACAGACTAACCGGAATATTTGCAACTCGTGCGGAATATCGTCCAAATCCCATATCAATAACAACATGCAAAATAGAAGACATTAACGAAAAAGAAGGGATCGTACATGTGTCCAATCTTGATGCTTGCGATGGAACCCCTATTATAGATTTAAAAGCTTATTTCCCCTCGTTTGACAGGGTGGAAAAGCCAGAAATCCCCAGATGGCTTTCTTTCCTCTGGCCAGATTGGGCTTATGGCCAGTAA